The proteins below come from a single Mycobacterium parmense genomic window:
- a CDS encoding class II 3-deoxy-7-phosphoheptulonate synthase, whose translation MNWTVDIPIDQLPSLPPLPTDLRARLDAALAKPAAQQPSWPVDQAAAMRTVLESVPPVTVPSEILRLQDQLAQVARGEAFLLQGGDCAETFTDNTEPHIRGNIRTLLQMAVVLTYGSSMPVVKVARIAGQYAKPRSADIDALGLKSYRGDMINGFAPDAGVREHDPSRLVRAYANASAAMNLVRALTSSGLASLHGVHDWNREFVRTSPAGARYEALATEIDRALRFMSACGVADRNLQTAEIYASHEALVLDYERSMLRLSEDEDGEPQLFDLSAHTVWIGERTRQLDGAHIAFAEVIANPIGVKIGPTMTPELAVEYVERLDPHNKPGRLTLVSRLGNNKVRDLLPPIVEKVQAAGHQVIWQCDPMHGNTHESSNGYKTRHFDRIVDEVQGFFEVHRALGTHPGGIHVEITGENVTECLGGAQDISDTDLVGRYETACDPRLNTQQSLELAFLVAEMLRD comes from the coding sequence ATGAACTGGACCGTCGACATCCCGATCGACCAGCTGCCGTCGTTGCCGCCGCTGCCGACCGACCTGCGCGCCCGGCTGGACGCCGCGCTGGCCAAGCCGGCGGCCCAGCAACCCAGCTGGCCCGTCGACCAGGCGGCGGCGATGCGCACGGTGCTGGAAAGCGTCCCGCCGGTGACGGTCCCCTCGGAGATCCTCCGGCTGCAGGACCAGCTGGCCCAGGTCGCCCGGGGCGAGGCCTTCCTGCTGCAGGGCGGCGACTGCGCGGAGACGTTCACCGACAACACCGAGCCCCACATCCGCGGCAACATCCGCACCCTGCTGCAGATGGCCGTGGTGCTGACCTACGGCTCGAGCATGCCGGTGGTCAAGGTGGCCCGCATCGCGGGCCAGTACGCCAAGCCGCGGTCGGCCGACATCGACGCGCTGGGCTTGAAGTCCTACCGCGGCGACATGATCAACGGCTTCGCGCCGGACGCCGGGGTGCGCGAACACGACCCGTCGCGGCTGGTGCGCGCCTACGCCAACGCCAGCGCGGCGATGAACCTGGTGCGGGCGCTGACGTCGTCCGGGCTGGCCTCGCTGCACGGGGTGCACGACTGGAACCGGGAGTTCGTCCGTACGTCGCCGGCCGGCGCACGCTACGAGGCCCTGGCCACCGAGATCGACCGCGCACTGAGGTTCATGAGCGCCTGCGGAGTCGCCGACCGGAACCTGCAGACGGCCGAGATCTACGCCAGCCACGAGGCGTTGGTGCTCGACTACGAGCGGTCGATGCTGCGGTTGTCCGAGGACGAGGATGGCGAGCCCCAACTGTTCGACCTGTCGGCGCACACCGTGTGGATCGGCGAGCGAACCCGCCAGCTCGACGGCGCGCACATCGCGTTCGCGGAGGTGATCGCCAACCCGATCGGCGTCAAGATCGGGCCCACGATGACCCCCGAGCTGGCCGTCGAGTACGTCGAGCGGCTCGACCCGCACAACAAGCCGGGCCGGCTGACGCTGGTGAGCAGGCTGGGCAACAACAAGGTGCGCGACCTGTTGCCGCCCATCGTCGAGAAGGTGCAGGCCGCCGGTCATCAGGTGATCTGGCAGTGCGACCCGATGCACGGCAACACCCACGAGTCGTCCAACGGCTACAAGACCCGGCATTTCGACCGCATCGTCGACGAGGTGCAGGGCTTCTTCGAGGTGCACCGCGCGCTGGGCACCCACCCGGGCGGCATCCACGTCGAGATCACCGGCGAGAACGTCACCGAGTGTCTCGGTGGGGCGCAAGACATTTCGGACACCGACCTGGTGGGCCGCTACGAAACCGCCTGCGACCCGCGGCTGAACACCCAGCAGTCGCTGGAGCTGGCCTTCCTGGTCGCGGAGATGCTCCGCGACTGA
- a CDS encoding protein kinase domain-containing protein, with the protein MAAGGAGEELDGTLLDGRYLVQFRIASGGTSTVYHGLDTRLDRPVAVKVMDSRYAGDSQFLTRFQREARTVARLKDPGLVAVYDQGLDARHPFLVMELVEGGTLRELLAERGPMPPHAAAAVLRPVLGGLAAAHRAGLVHRDVKPENVLISDDGDVKIADFGLVRAVAAAGITSTSVILGTAAYLSPEQVRDGDAGPRSDVYSVGILTYELLTGRTPFTGDSALAIAYRRLDTDVPPPSAAIDGVPPQFDQFVQRATARDPSARYADAVEMGEDLDALAAELGLPNFRVPAPRNSAVHRSATLPPPHPGAGPPRQPTRQFARGPGDWAGARPPEPDDEPDDYEYEPVSGEFAGIPLGDFVWARQHGRRMVLVWVAIVLALTGSVAAAAWTIGSNLSGLL; encoded by the coding sequence GTGGCAGCAGGCGGGGCGGGCGAGGAGCTGGACGGCACGTTGCTGGACGGCCGCTACCTGGTCCAATTCCGGATCGCCAGCGGCGGCACCTCGACGGTCTACCACGGTCTGGACACCCGGCTGGACCGACCCGTCGCCGTCAAGGTGATGGACTCCCGCTACGCCGGCGACAGCCAGTTCCTCACCCGCTTCCAGCGCGAAGCTCGCACGGTCGCCCGGCTCAAGGACCCCGGACTGGTCGCGGTCTACGACCAGGGGCTCGACGCCCGGCACCCTTTCCTGGTGATGGAGCTCGTCGAGGGCGGCACCCTGCGGGAGTTGCTGGCCGAGCGCGGCCCCATGCCGCCCCACGCCGCCGCCGCGGTGCTTCGCCCGGTGCTGGGCGGGCTCGCCGCGGCGCACCGGGCCGGGCTGGTCCATCGCGACGTCAAGCCGGAGAACGTGCTCATATCCGACGACGGTGACGTCAAGATCGCCGATTTCGGGCTGGTCCGCGCCGTGGCGGCCGCGGGAATCACCTCCACCAGCGTCATCCTGGGCACCGCCGCCTACCTGTCTCCCGAGCAGGTGCGCGACGGTGACGCCGGCCCCCGCAGCGACGTCTATTCCGTCGGGATCCTGACCTACGAGCTGTTGACCGGGCGCACGCCGTTCACCGGCGACTCGGCGTTGGCGATCGCCTACCGGCGGCTGGACACCGACGTGCCGCCGCCGAGCGCGGCGATCGACGGGGTGCCTCCGCAGTTCGACCAGTTCGTGCAACGCGCGACCGCCCGAGATCCGTCCGCGCGGTACGCAGACGCGGTCGAGATGGGCGAAGACCTGGACGCGCTTGCCGCCGAGCTCGGGCTGCCGAACTTTCGCGTTCCCGCTCCGCGCAACTCCGCGGTGCACCGGTCCGCGACGCTGCCACCGCCCCACCCCGGCGCCGGGCCACCGCGTCAACCCACCCGCCAGTTCGCCCGCGGACCCGGCGACTGGGCCGGCGCCCGGCCGCCCGAACCCGACGACGAGCCGGACGACTACGAATACGAGCCCGTGTCAGGCGAATTCGCCGGCATCCCGCTCGGCGACTTCGTCTGGGCGCGTCAGCACGGTCGGCGGATGGTGCTGGTCTGGGTGGCGATCGTGCTGGCGCTCACGGGGTCGGTCGCGGCCGCGGCGTGGACGATCGGCAGCAACCTGAGCGGGCTGCTGTAG
- a CDS encoding Rv2175c family DNA-binding protein, with protein sequence MSSIPAGDDVLDPDEPTYDLPRVAELLGVPVSKVQQHLREGHLVAVRRNGGLVVPQVFFNDSGQVVKSLPGLLTILHDGGYHNTEIVRWLFTPDPSLTVTRDGTRDAISNARPVDALHAHQAREVLRRAQAMAY encoded by the coding sequence GTGAGCAGCATTCCGGCTGGCGACGATGTTCTGGACCCCGACGAGCCCACGTACGACCTGCCCAGGGTCGCCGAGTTGCTCGGGGTGCCGGTCAGCAAGGTGCAGCAGCACCTGAGGGAAGGGCACCTGGTCGCGGTGCGGCGCAACGGCGGGCTGGTGGTGCCGCAGGTGTTCTTCAACGATTCGGGCCAGGTGGTCAAGAGCCTCCCGGGACTGTTGACGATCCTGCACGACGGCGGCTACCACAACACCGAGATCGTCAGGTGGCTCTTCACCCCGGACCCGTCGCTGACCGTCACCCGCGACGGCACCCGGGACGCCATCAGCAACGCCCGGCCGGTCGACGCCCTGCACGCCCACCAGGCCCGGGAAGTGCTGCGCCGGGCGCAGGCCATGGCCTACTGA
- a CDS encoding alpha-(1->6)-mannopyranosyltransferase A, translating to MTTPTHTPPAGAPNADAPPAQGFSRLRGFAGGAESGPAKLGMLASVLITVGALGAGSTRQHDPLLESIHMSWMRFGHGLVLSSILLWAGVGLMLIAWVRLGRRVLTGAADEFVMKATTAFWLAPLLLSVPVFSRDTYSYLAQGALLRDGLDPYAVGPVANPNALLDNVSPIWTITTAPYGPAFILVARFVTMLVGNNVVAGTMLLRLCMLPGLALLIWAAPRMSRHFGTSGSTALWICVLNPLVLIHLMGGVHNEMLMVGLMAAGIALTFGGRHLLGVALITVASAVKATAAISLPFLVWVLMRHFRDRRGYGAARAFLAATATSLLIFVAVFGALSAVAGVGLGWLTALAGSVKIINWLSVPTAAANLIHAWGSVFFAVNFYAVLQVTRFVGIAIIALSLPVLWWRSRRDDRAALTGIARSMVVVVLFVPAALPWYYSWPLAVGAPLAQSRRALAVIAGLSTWVMVIFKPDGSHGMYSWLHFGLATACGLVAWYGLARAPRPEAGVAG from the coding sequence ATGACGACCCCGACCCACACCCCGCCCGCCGGCGCACCGAACGCGGACGCGCCTCCCGCTCAAGGTTTCTCGCGGCTGCGCGGGTTCGCCGGCGGTGCCGAGTCCGGGCCCGCGAAGCTGGGCATGCTCGCGTCGGTGCTGATCACCGTCGGGGCGCTGGGTGCGGGCAGCACGCGCCAGCACGACCCGTTGCTCGAGTCGATCCACATGTCGTGGATGCGGTTCGGCCACGGCTTGGTGCTGTCGTCGATCCTGCTGTGGGCCGGCGTCGGCCTCATGCTGATCGCGTGGGTGCGCCTGGGCAGGCGCGTATTGACCGGCGCGGCAGACGAATTCGTGATGAAGGCCACCACCGCCTTCTGGCTGGCGCCGCTGCTGCTGTCGGTGCCGGTCTTCAGCCGCGACACCTATTCGTATCTGGCCCAGGGCGCGCTGCTGCGCGACGGCCTGGACCCTTACGCGGTGGGGCCCGTCGCCAACCCGAATGCGTTGCTGGACAACGTCAGTCCCATTTGGACCATCACCACAGCCCCCTACGGCCCGGCCTTCATCCTGGTGGCGAGATTCGTCACCATGCTGGTCGGCAACAACGTGGTCGCCGGGACGATGCTGCTGCGGCTTTGCATGCTGCCGGGGCTGGCGCTGCTGATCTGGGCCGCTCCCCGGATGTCCCGCCACTTCGGCACCAGCGGTTCGACGGCGCTGTGGATCTGCGTCCTGAACCCTCTGGTGCTCATCCACCTGATGGGCGGGGTGCACAACGAGATGCTGATGGTGGGCCTGATGGCCGCCGGGATCGCACTGACCTTCGGCGGCCGCCACCTGCTGGGGGTCGCGCTGATCACCGTCGCCAGCGCGGTCAAGGCGACCGCGGCGATCTCGTTGCCGTTCCTGGTGTGGGTCCTGATGCGGCACTTCCGCGACCGGCGCGGGTACGGCGCCGCCCGCGCCTTCCTCGCCGCGACCGCGACCTCGCTGCTGATCTTCGTCGCGGTGTTCGGGGCGCTGTCCGCAGTGGCCGGTGTGGGGCTCGGTTGGCTGACCGCACTGGCCGGCTCGGTCAAGATCATCAACTGGCTGTCGGTGCCCACGGCGGCCGCCAACCTCATCCACGCCTGGGGCAGCGTGTTCTTCGCGGTCAACTTCTATGCCGTGCTGCAGGTCACCCGGTTCGTCGGGATCGCGATCATCGCACTGTCGCTGCCCGTGCTGTGGTGGCGGTCCCGGCGCGACGACCGGGCTGCGCTGACGGGCATCGCCCGGTCGATGGTGGTCGTGGTGCTGTTCGTCCCGGCCGCCCTGCCCTGGTACTACTCGTGGCCGCTGGCGGTGGGGGCCCCGCTGGCGCAGTCACGACGAGCCCTCGCGGTGATCGCCGGCCTGTCGACCTGGGTGATGGTGATCTTCAAACCCGATGGCTCACACGGGATGTACTCGTGGCTGCACTTCGGGCTGGCCACCGCGTGCGGGCTGGTCGCGTGGTACGGCCTCGCGCGGGCGCCGCGGCCCGAAGCCGGCGTCGCCGGCTAG
- the idsA2 gene encoding bifunctional (2E,6E)-farnesyl/geranyl diphosphate synthase — protein sequence MSPQAAEAAANAEFTGAITDELRRYLQMRRAGCAYIGDEYGALIAALEDFVLGGGKRLRPAFAYWGWRAVATDEPGPDTLLLFSALELLHACALVHDDVIDDSSTRRGRPTAHVHFAALHRERKWRGSAERFGISAAILLGDLALSWADDIVFGADLSPDTQRRVRRVWAEIRTEVLGGQYLDIVSEASSAESIASAMNVDTFKTACYTVSRPLQLGAAAAADRPDVQAVFGEFGTDLGVAFQLRDDVLGVFGDPAVTGKPSGDDLRSGKRTVLLAEAVQLAEESDPEAAALLRGSIGAELTDAQVSELRGVIESVGALAAAERRIATLTERALGALAAAPINPAAKAGLFELARMATERSA from the coding sequence CTGAGCCCACAAGCCGCAGAGGCGGCGGCCAACGCCGAGTTCACCGGCGCGATCACCGATGAATTGCGCCGATACCTGCAGATGCGGCGCGCCGGCTGCGCCTACATCGGCGACGAGTACGGCGCCCTGATCGCCGCGCTCGAGGACTTCGTGCTGGGTGGCGGCAAGCGGCTGCGGCCCGCGTTCGCCTACTGGGGCTGGCGCGCCGTGGCGACCGACGAGCCCGGACCGGACACGCTGTTGCTGTTCTCGGCGCTGGAATTGCTGCACGCCTGCGCCCTGGTCCACGACGACGTGATCGACGACTCGTCGACCCGGCGCGGCCGGCCCACCGCCCACGTGCACTTCGCCGCCCTGCACCGCGAGCGCAAGTGGCGCGGGTCCGCGGAGCGGTTCGGGATCTCCGCGGCGATCCTGCTCGGCGACCTCGCGCTGTCCTGGGCCGACGACATCGTGTTCGGGGCCGACCTGTCCCCCGACACGCAGCGGCGCGTGCGGCGCGTGTGGGCCGAGATCCGCACCGAAGTGCTCGGCGGCCAGTACCTCGACATCGTTTCCGAGGCCAGCTCCGCCGAGTCGATCGCGTCGGCGATGAACGTCGACACCTTCAAGACGGCCTGCTACACGGTGTCGCGACCGCTGCAGCTGGGGGCGGCGGCCGCCGCGGACCGGCCCGACGTGCAGGCCGTCTTCGGGGAGTTCGGCACGGACCTCGGCGTGGCGTTCCAGCTGCGCGACGACGTGCTGGGCGTCTTCGGGGACCCCGCGGTCACCGGCAAGCCGTCCGGCGACGACCTGCGGTCCGGCAAGCGCACCGTGCTGCTGGCCGAGGCGGTGCAGCTGGCCGAGGAGTCGGATCCCGAGGCGGCGGCTCTGTTGCGGGGCTCGATCGGCGCCGAGCTGACCGACGCCCAGGTGAGCGAGCTGCGCGGCGTCATCGAGTCGGTGGGCGCGCTGGCCGCCGCGGAGCGGCGCATCGCCACGCTGACCGAGCGCGCGCTGGGCGCGCTGGCGGCCGCCCCCATCAACCCTGCGGCCAAGGCGGGGCTGTTCGAATTGGCCAGGATGGCCACCGAGCGGTCCGCCTGA
- a CDS encoding mycobacterial-type methylenetetrahydrofolate reductase — protein sequence MTLNTVALELVPPNSDDGRERALEDARKVVQFSAEYGLEGRLRHVMIPGMIAEDDDRPVPMKPKLDVLDFWSIISPELPGFRGLCTQVTAFSDEAALRGRLEELCDAGMEGVVFVGVPRTMNDGEGSGVAPTDALSIYRDLVRNRGVILIPTREGEHGRFKFKCDQGATYGMTQLLYSDAIVGFLAEFADNTEHRPEVLLSFGFVPKVEGRVGLINWLIQDPGNAAVAEEQEFVKRLAASEPADKRRLMVDLYKRVVDGVAGLGFPLSIHFEATYGVSGPAFQTFAEMLDYWSPRQD from the coding sequence GTGACCCTCAACACCGTCGCGCTCGAGCTGGTGCCGCCGAACTCCGACGATGGTCGGGAGCGGGCGCTCGAAGATGCGCGGAAAGTCGTGCAGTTCTCGGCCGAGTACGGGCTCGAGGGCCGGCTTCGCCACGTGATGATCCCGGGGATGATCGCCGAGGACGACGACCGTCCGGTCCCGATGAAGCCCAAGCTCGACGTGCTCGACTTCTGGTCGATCATCTCCCCGGAGCTGCCCGGATTCCGCGGGCTGTGCACCCAGGTCACCGCCTTCTCCGACGAGGCGGCGCTGCGCGGCCGGCTCGAGGAGCTGTGTGACGCCGGGATGGAGGGCGTGGTCTTCGTCGGCGTCCCGCGCACGATGAACGACGGGGAGGGCTCCGGCGTCGCCCCGACCGACGCCCTCTCGATCTACCGCGACCTGGTGCGCAACCGCGGCGTCATCCTGATCCCCACCCGCGAGGGCGAACACGGCCGGTTCAAGTTCAAGTGCGATCAGGGCGCGACCTACGGCATGACCCAGCTGCTGTACTCCGATGCGATCGTGGGGTTTCTGGCCGAGTTCGCCGACAACACCGAGCACCGCCCGGAAGTCTTGCTCTCGTTCGGCTTCGTGCCCAAGGTGGAAGGCCGTGTGGGCTTGATCAATTGGTTGATCCAGGATCCGGGCAACGCCGCGGTCGCCGAGGAGCAGGAGTTCGTCAAAAGGCTGGCCGCCAGCGAACCCGCAGACAAGCGCAGGCTGATGGTCGACCTCTACAAGCGGGTGGTCGACGGGGTCGCGGGCCTCGGCTTCCCGCTGAGCATCCACTTCGAGGCGACCTACGGGGTGTCCGGCCCCGCCTTCCAGACCTTCGCGGAGATGCTGGACTACTGGTCGCCACGGCAGGACTAG
- the lppM gene encoding lipoprotein LppM: protein MLLLIVPLASGCLRVRASLTISPDDLVSGEVVAAAKPKTPKDTGPQLDSNNLPFSQKVAVSNYDSDGYVGSQAVFSDLTFAELPQLANMNSDASGVNLSLRRNGNLVILEGRADLTSLTDADADVELTVAFPGVVTSTNGDRVEPDVVSWKLKPGVVSTMTAQARYTDPNTRSFTGAGVWLGIASFAAAGVVALLAWVSRDRSPRLTAPRDQPPN from the coding sequence ATGCTGCTGCTGATCGTGCCGCTGGCCTCCGGGTGCCTGCGGGTCAGGGCGTCGCTGACCATCTCGCCCGACGACCTGGTGTCCGGGGAGGTCGTGGCCGCCGCGAAACCTAAGACGCCCAAGGACACCGGTCCGCAGCTGGACAGCAACAACCTGCCGTTCAGCCAGAAGGTCGCGGTGTCCAACTACGACAGCGACGGCTACGTCGGCTCTCAGGCGGTGTTCTCGGACCTGACCTTCGCCGAGCTGCCGCAGCTGGCCAACATGAACTCCGACGCCTCGGGGGTGAACCTGTCGCTGCGCCGCAACGGCAACCTGGTCATCCTGGAAGGCCGCGCGGACCTGACGTCGCTCACCGACGCCGATGCCGACGTCGAGCTGACCGTCGCCTTCCCCGGAGTGGTGACCTCGACCAACGGCGACCGGGTCGAGCCCGATGTGGTGTCGTGGAAGCTCAAGCCCGGCGTGGTGAGCACGATGACCGCTCAGGCCCGCTACACCGACCCCAACACCCGTTCCTTCACCGGCGCGGGCGTCTGGCTGGGCATCGCGTCGTTCGCGGCCGCGGGCGTCGTGGCGCTGCTGGCGTGGGTGAGCCGGGACCGCTCCCCACGGCTGACGGCGCCGCGCGACCAGCCGCCCAACTGA
- a CDS encoding GNAT family N-acetyltransferase encodes MAIFLIDLSPADMQRRLGDALAVYVDAMRYPRGTENQRAAMWLDHIRRPGWRGVGVVDAEVPGGAHGKEPSASELSDATLLGVAYGYPGAPGQWWQQQVVLGMQRGGRPPQEIARLMNSYFELTELHIHPRAQGRGLGEALARRLLAGRAEKNVLLSTPEANGEANRAWRLYRRLGFTDVIRRYHFAGDPRAFAILGRELPL; translated from the coding sequence TTGGCGATTTTCCTCATCGACTTGTCCCCCGCCGATATGCAGCGCCGCCTCGGCGACGCCCTGGCGGTGTACGTCGACGCGATGCGCTACCCGCGGGGCACGGAGAACCAGCGGGCCGCGATGTGGCTGGACCACATCCGCCGGCCGGGATGGCGGGGGGTGGGCGTGGTGGACGCCGAGGTGCCCGGCGGCGCCCACGGCAAGGAGCCGTCGGCCAGCGAACTGAGCGACGCCACGCTGCTCGGCGTGGCCTACGGCTACCCCGGCGCACCCGGACAGTGGTGGCAGCAGCAGGTGGTCCTCGGCATGCAACGCGGCGGCCGCCCGCCACAGGAGATCGCCCGGCTGATGAACAGCTACTTCGAGCTGACTGAGCTGCACATCCACCCCAGGGCCCAGGGCCGCGGCCTCGGCGAGGCGCTGGCCCGGCGGCTGCTCGCGGGCCGCGCCGAGAAGAACGTCCTGCTGTCCACTCCGGAGGCCAACGGTGAAGCCAACCGCGCCTGGCGGTTGTACCGGCGACTGGGCTTCACCGACGTCATCCGCCGCTACCACTTCGCCGGGGATCCGCGGGCGTTCGCGATCCTGGGGCGCGAACTGCCGCTGTAA
- a CDS encoding DUF3040 domain-containing protein, protein MPLSDHEQRMLDQIESALYAEDPKFASSVRGGGLRAPTARRRLQGAALFVAGLAMLVSGVAFKATMIGSFPILSVVGFIAMFGGVVFAITGPRLSGRPDPGSAHGPLRQRRTKGGGGSFTSRMEDRFRRRFDE, encoded by the coding sequence ATGCCACTCTCCGATCATGAGCAGCGGATGCTCGATCAGATCGAGAGCGCTCTCTATGCCGAGGACCCCAAGTTCGCGTCGAGCGTACGCGGCGGAGGCCTGCGCGCACCCACCGCGCGCCGGCGCCTGCAGGGCGCGGCGCTGTTCGTCGCCGGTCTGGCGATGCTGGTGTCCGGAGTGGCGTTCAAGGCCACGATGATCGGAAGTTTCCCGATCCTGAGCGTCGTCGGCTTCATCGCAATGTTCGGCGGCGTCGTGTTTGCCATCACGGGTCCGCGGTTGTCCGGCAGGCCGGATCCCGGGTCCGCGCACGGTCCGCTGCGCCAACGCCGCACCAAGGGCGGCGGGGGCTCGTTCACCAGCAGGATGGAAGACCGGTTCCGCCGCCGCTTCGACGAATAG
- the mraZ gene encoding division/cell wall cluster transcriptional repressor MraZ, producing MFLGTYTPKLDDKGRLTLPAKFRDALAGGLMVTKSQDHSLAVYPRSEFEQLARRASKASRSNPDARAFLRNLAAGTDEQHPDAQGRVTLSADHRRYAGLSKDCVVIGAVDYLEIWDAQAWQDYQQTHEENFSAASDEALGDII from the coding sequence GTGTTTCTCGGCACCTATACGCCCAAGCTCGACGACAAGGGGCGGCTGACGTTGCCCGCCAAGTTCCGCGACGCGCTGGCAGGGGGGTTGATGGTCACCAAGAGCCAAGACCACAGCCTTGCCGTCTACCCGCGCTCGGAATTCGAGCAGCTGGCCCGACGGGCCAGCAAGGCGTCGCGCAGCAATCCCGACGCTCGGGCCTTCCTGCGCAACCTCGCCGCCGGAACCGACGAGCAGCATCCCGACGCGCAGGGCCGCGTCACCCTGTCGGCCGACCACCGGCGTTACGCCGGCCTCTCCAAGGACTGTGTGGTGATCGGCGCGGTCGATTACCTCGAGATCTGGGATGCCCAGGCCTGGCAGGACTACCAGCAGACCCACGAAGAGAACTTCTCCGCAGCCAGCGATGAAGCACTCGGTGACATCATCTGA
- the rsmH gene encoding 16S rRNA (cytosine(1402)-N(4))-methyltransferase RsmH, with translation MKHSVTSSEAHARATWPLPEPTLAYFPNARFVPSDRDLGAGASRPTPGGVAVADDSGEFGHIPVLLDRCVELLTPALTRKAADGTGAVLVDATTGAAGHAERFLTDLPGLRLVGLDRDPSALDIAHARLARFADRVTLVHTRYDGLVDALTQSGYAATGSVDGVLFDLGVSSMQLDRAERGFAYAQDAPLDMRMDQESPLTAADILNDYDEAALAEILHRYGEERFARRIAARIVRQRARTPFTTTAQLVELLYQAIPAAARRTGGHPAKRTFQALRIAVNDELGSLRAALPAALDALAVGGRIVVLAYQSLEDRIVKRLFADAVASRTPVDLPVELPGHEPRFTSLTHGAERAAADETERNPRSAAVRLRALERTEPATPKGDA, from the coding sequence ATGAAGCACTCGGTGACATCATCTGAGGCGCATGCCCGTGCAACGTGGCCTCTGCCCGAACCGACCCTGGCGTACTTCCCCAACGCCAGGTTCGTGCCTTCGGACAGGGACCTCGGTGCAGGGGCGTCCCGCCCAACCCCCGGAGGCGTTGCGGTGGCTGACGATTCAGGCGAGTTCGGGCACATACCCGTCCTGCTGGACCGCTGCGTCGAGCTGCTCACCCCGGCGCTGACCCGCAAGGCCGCCGACGGGACCGGGGCGGTGCTCGTCGACGCGACCACCGGCGCGGCCGGGCACGCGGAGCGCTTTCTCACCGATCTGCCCGGGCTGCGGCTGGTCGGGCTCGACCGCGATCCCAGCGCCCTGGACATCGCGCACGCCCGGCTGGCCCGATTCGCCGACCGCGTCACGCTGGTGCACACGCGGTACGACGGGCTCGTCGATGCGTTGACCCAATCCGGCTACGCGGCAACGGGATCGGTGGACGGCGTGCTGTTCGACCTCGGTGTGTCGTCCATGCAACTCGACCGGGCCGAGCGGGGTTTCGCCTACGCCCAGGACGCCCCCCTGGACATGCGGATGGATCAGGAGTCACCTCTGACCGCTGCAGACATCCTTAACGACTACGACGAGGCGGCCCTGGCCGAGATCCTGCACCGTTACGGTGAGGAGCGGTTCGCGCGCCGCATCGCCGCGCGGATCGTCCGGCAGCGCGCCCGCACCCCCTTCACCACGACGGCGCAACTGGTAGAGCTGCTCTACCAAGCGATTCCGGCTGCGGCCCGGCGCACGGGCGGGCACCCGGCCAAGCGCACGTTCCAGGCGCTGCGGATCGCGGTCAACGACGAGCTCGGCTCGCTTCGTGCCGCGCTTCCCGCCGCGCTCGATGCGCTCGCCGTGGGCGGGCGCATCGTGGTGCTGGCCTACCAGTCGCTGGAAGACCGGATCGTCAAGCGCCTGTTCGCCGACGCGGTCGCGTCGCGCACGCCGGTGGACCTGCCGGTCGAACTTCCCGGCCACGAGCCACGATTCACGTCGTTGACGCACGGCGCCGAGCGCGCCGCGGCCGACGAGACCGAACGCAACCCCCGCAGCGCCGCGGTGCGCCTGCGGGCTCTGGAACGGACCGAGCCGGCTACACCGAAAGGCGACGCATGA